A stretch of the Vigna radiata var. radiata cultivar VC1973A chromosome 7, Vradiata_ver6, whole genome shotgun sequence genome encodes the following:
- the LOC106766525 gene encoding putative ubiquitin-conjugating enzyme E2 38, translating to MEFEQFDVVVDDTDHHFRDSNGGKGFNDSRSALYKTIMKEWKILQNNLPESIYVRVYERRIDLMRAVIVGAAGTPYHDGLFFFDIVFPSDYPNHPPKLYYYSFGYRLNPNLYSNGTVCLSLLNTWIGRKAERWNPCKSSILQVLLSIQALVLNEKPFFNEPGMEGLSILMINVEKKSCEYNESAYFRTCKTSYQLLRRPPRNFEGFVSSYFRERADRIIKAAIEYMSGRVRIGYYSCESAPTSSSGVHVSRDFKRWMKEFSPDFVQALRRNGGSASNRAGLTIIADHFYVWLDNADEDRVDPEESPSKVGGLFKTMMDKIKKSFGFKKTGKKNEVKGMV from the coding sequence ATGGAGTTCGAGCAGTTCGACGTTGTTGTGGACGACACAGACCATCATTTTCGAGATTCAAACGGTGGGAAGGGCTTCAACGATTCAAGGAGTGCACTTTACAAAACCATCATGAAAGAGTGGAAGATTCTCCAGAACAACTTGCCGGAATCAATCTACGTGAGGGTGTACGAGCGACGCATTGACCTAATGAGGGCTGTGATCGTAGGCGCCGCGGGCACACCGTACCACGATGGTCTCTTCTTCTTCGACATTGTGTTCCCGTCGGATTACCCGAACCACCCACCCAAGCTGTATTACTACTCCTTCGGATACAGACTAAACCCTAATCTGTACAGCAACGGAACGGTGTGCCTGAGCCTGCTGAACACGTGGATCGGGAGAAAGGCGGAGAGGTGGAACCCATGCAAGTCCTCGATCCTGCAAGTGTTGCTCTCGATCCAAGCGCTGGTTCTGAACGAGAAACCCTTCTTCAACGAGCCTGGTATGGAGGGTTTGTCGATTCTCATGATAAACGTGGAGAAGAAATCGTGCGAATACAATGAGTCCGCGTATTTTCGCACTTGCAAAACCTCGTATCAACTGCTTCGGAGGCCACCTCGGAACTTCGAAGGGTTCGTGAGTTCCTACTTTCGCGAGCGAGCGGATCGCATAATCAAGGCGGCCATTGAGTACATGAGTGGGCGCGTGAGGATCGGGTATTACTCGTGCGAGTCGGCTCCGACTTCTTCGTCCGGGGTGCATGTTTCGCGAGATTTTAAGCGCTGGATGAAGGAGTTTTCCCCTGACTTTGTTCAAGCGCTTCGACGGAACGGTGGTTCAGCTTCGAACCGGGCTGGATTAACGATTATCGCGGATCACTTTTATGTCTGGCTGGATAACGCCGATGAAGATCGCGTCGATCCCGAGGAATCCCCAAGCAAAGTCGGCGGCTTATTCAAAACGATGATGGATAAGATAAAAAAGTCTTTTGGATTCAAGAAAACTGGAAAAAAGAATGAAGTGAAGGGGATGGTATAG